The following proteins come from a genomic window of Alosa sapidissima isolate fAloSap1 chromosome 22, fAloSap1.pri, whole genome shotgun sequence:
- the LOC121697759 gene encoding uncharacterized protein LOC121697759: MYPHTLTQLDRWNPFSAPFTDMHQNEQPAPEEAHPKRKLPSVDDACLSDGECGAFVHWSEEVQWFDDQHEEKKDGTVSNGVKATWNNTRILTRAMVANGNGIHKALGRQNLAKEMMPNGVHIPAGFKHWIPLWAKVAAFLFFGVLTGCLLYIFQPDDFVPPPLQEEETEELEDTIMFTWEWISIMVAETVAEFVFITKSLFSFF; encoded by the exons ATGTATCCACACACGCTGACGCAGTTGGACAGGTGGAATCCTTTCAGCGCTCCTTTTACCGACATGCATCAGAATGAGCAGCCGGCACCTGAAGAGGCGCATCCAAAGCGTAAACTCCCGTCGGTTGATGACG CTTGCCTTTCAGATGGAGAGTGTGGGGCGTTTGTACACTGGTCTGAGGAGGTGCAGTGGTTTGATGACCAGCACGAGGAAAAGAAGGACGGCACAGTGTCCAATGGTGTCAAAGCGACATGGAACAACACCCGAATCCTCACCCGGGCGATGGTTGCCAACGGCAACGGC ATACATAAAGCGCTCGGACGGCAGAATTTGGCGAAGGAGATGATGCCCAATGGGGTCCACATTCCAGCAGGCTTCAA ACACTGGATCCCACTGTGGGCAAAGGTAGCTGCGTTCCTGTTCTTTGGCGTGCTGACCGGCTGCCTGCTCTACATCTTCCAGCCAGACGACTTCGTACCTCCGCCGCTTCAGGAAGAGGAGACAGAAGAGCTTGAGGACACCATCATGTTCACGTGGGAGTGGATTTCCATCATGGTGGCGGAAACTGTCGCCGAATTTGTCTTCATAACAAAATCGTTGTTCTCATTTTTTTAG